Proteins from a genomic interval of Gossypium hirsutum isolate 1008001.06 chromosome A09, Gossypium_hirsutum_v2.1, whole genome shotgun sequence:
- the LOC107944056 gene encoding F-box protein SKIP27 translates to MEMALGKICRSSSLKFSHGVVNDGEESGLRRFVRCNSGLGRKRIEISNEIEEFSPIDSPTKVPLLKRHCSERIKKMMMIDDCDEKSVLESLPQDVLVKIICGVDHEDLKQLFKVSKSIREITVIAKKMHFAYSTPRKVKAFRTSIDLEERSELEDGTEEAPNAPRQWRSYRSINRKKLASISVALFASHEK, encoded by the exons ATGGAAATGGCTTTGGGTAAAATATGCCGTAGCTCTTCATTGAAGTTCAGCCATGGCGTTGTGAACGATGGGGAAGAATCAGGGTTAAGAAGGTTTGTGAGATGCAATAGTGGATTAGGGAGGAAAAGGATTGAAATATCAAACGAGATTGAGGAATTTTCGCCTATTGATTCACCAACAAAAGTTCCGTTATTGAAAAGGCATTGCAGTGAGAGaataaagaagatgatgatgattgaTGATTGTGATGAAAAATCTGTTCTTGAATCACTTCCTCAAGATGTTCTT GTTAAGATAATTTGTGGTGTGGATCATGAAGATTTGAAGCAACTCTTTAAGGTTTCTAAATCAATTAGAGAAATT acTGTAATTGCAAAGAAGATGCATTTTGCTTATAGTACACCAAGGAAGGTCAAGGCTTTTAGAACCTCCATTGATTTGGAGGAACGGAGTGAGTTAGAAGACGGTACTGAAGAAGCTCCAAATGCACCGAGGCAATGGCGGTCCTACAGGTCAATAAACAGGAAGAAGCTGGCTAGTATTTCAGTGGCATTGTTTGCTTCACACGAAAAATGA